The genomic segment TGCCGGGCCCGGTGCCCGGACGGTGTTCGGTCCCGGCGTGCTACCGAGAACGCACACTGTGGCCGGACGGCGCGACGGCCGGAAGGTGCCCAGATGTCTGTTACGAAACACCGACATTTCCGTCACACGCGGCTGTACCCGGCACCCATCACGCCATGCGTCGGCTCCTGTCGGCCGGTGAGTCCCACCGGCCGTGGGGCGTCGCGGCACCGGGATGAACACGCCGTCCCACCACCCTTCCCACACCCCCGCGCGCCCCTGGCACGCGGCGCCGCGTTCGTGTAACAGCCGCCGCCCCACCTCCTGAACAGCTGTACGCCAGCGGCAGGTAAAGCGGAGAGACCGTTCGACGCCCGCGCCGGGACCGGCCGCCGTCGCGCGCCGGTCGATCGGGTGACTCATGAGGTGGCGCGACATGCCGAAGCGGATCGTGGGTTAGGTGTGCAGTCATGAGTCTTGAGCCACGTTCCACGAAGACCGACGGCCTCCCGGGCCCTCGTACCCGACACCCGCGTGTGGTCGGCTCCCTGTGCGTCGTCGCCGCCTCGGCCCTGTTGCTGGCGGGATGCGGCGGCAGCGACAACGAGGAAGGGGCGCCCTCACCCGCGCGCGCCACGCAGAGCCCGACCGTGTCGTCGGCCGCTCCCTCCGCCTCCTCGTCCATGTCGGCCTCGCCGTCGGCCACCGCGTCGAGCCGGGCGCCCCTCACCGAGGACCAGGCCGAACGCAAAGCACTGATCCCGGCCGCGAAGATCGCCTTCCTCAAGGCGGCCGACACGGCGGTGGGCAAGGTTCCGGGGAGCAAGCTCGCCGAACTCGAACTGAAGGGGACGAGCGGCAGCGCCGACACCGGGCACCCCCAGTGGATCGCCAAGGTCGCCTCGAAGGACGGTACGGCGCACACCGTGCGCATCGACGCGGTGTCCGGCAAGGTCATCCGGTCCGAGACGGACCCCGACCAGGACGCCGACGACAAGCGCGAGCTCGCCGACAGGCTCGCCAAGGCCAAGGAGACCCCCGAGGCGGCCGCCAAGGTCGCCATGGACAAGATCACCGCGGCCGGCAGGAAGGGCACGGTCAGCGCCATCGAGCTGGACGAGAAGAAGGGCACTCTCGTCTGGTCCGTCGATGTGGTGACCACCGACGACTGGAACAAGACGACGTTCGACATCGACGCCGCGAACGGCGACGTCAAGCGCGAGCACGTGGACCGCGACTGATCCCGACGCGGGCCGCGAGGCCGGGCCAGGACGTTGATCGCGGTCGGCCCGCACGATGAGGGCCCCGGACCGGTGCCTGGGTTCCAGGGGTCCTCGCAACTCCCACCATCGCGGGTGTTGCGAGGACCGTGAGAACCCAAGGTGAGGTCCGGGGCCCTCACCGGTCCGCGACCGCGGCGGTGGGCGGTCGGTTCCCGCGGGGGCGGGTACCGGGCCGGCCTGTCCATGGGCGCGCGGTCGGCCGGACGAACAGGGTGACCCGTCCTCGTACGGTTCAGAATTCGACCGCGCGCCGGGCAGCGACCGCGCCACCGCGCAGCCGGCGGCCCAGGGCGAGCAGCCGCGGGTGGCGTTCGTGCAGTTCGGCCGAGCGGCGGTCCAGTTCCTTGCCCAGGCGCTCGGTGCGTTTGTCGATGTCGAGCTCGTCCAGGATGCGGTCCACCTCGGCGAGCAGGGCTCCGTGCAACTGCCACTGCCGTGGGTGTTCCTGAACTCCCGACAGGAGCATGTCCGCCACCCGGTCGCGGGTCGTGCGGCTGACTTCGAGGGCCTCGGCCAGCCGGGACTCGGCCTCTTCGGCGCTGGCGGCGACCGAGGTGGTGACCAGCAGTGAGTAGCTCTCGATGGCGCCGGCCATCTGCCCGAACAGTTCCCTGAGCGAGGCGGCCACGTCCTCGGGGAACAGCTCTTCGTCGGTGCGCGCCTTGGCGAGGTCGGTCATGGTGCGGGTCAGCACCCTCAGCACCACGGCACAGATCTCCAGGGTGTCGAGTCCGGTGCGCAGGACGACCCGGTACAGCAGCCCCTGCCGTACGCGCGGGTTGAGCCTCAGGCTCTCCTCCGCCTGCCGCAAGGACGCGTCGACCTCCACGATGTCGTGGTCCAGGCGCCGGGCCTTGTGCAGCCGGGCGGCCGCTTGGGGAGCGGGTACCAGCTCGCCCGTCTCGTCACCCATGGCCCGGAGCATCTCCCCCATCTCCCGGGCCAGCCTGTCGATCGAGGTACCGGCTGTCTGCACCCACACGGGGGGCGCGAACAGCAGATTGAACATCAGGCCCACACCCGCGCCGATCAGGGTCTCCAGCACCCGATCCCAGGCGGTGTCGGCCACCTGGGCCACCCCGAGCACCAGCATGGCGCTGATCGCCACCTCGGGCACGAACTCACTCACGCGCACCAGTCGTCCGACGATCAGCGCGGTGAAGATCGTCAGCCCGAGGCTCCACCAGGTCAGTCCGACCAGGGAGCTGAAGCCGATGGCGATGAGGACGCCGACGACGACGGCGTTCACCCTGCGGATTCCGGTGGTGAGGGTCGCGTAGAGGGTGACCTGCACGACGAGCAGGGCCGTGAGCGGGGCTGTCAGGGGGGCCGGCTGGGGAAGGGTCCACAGGGCGACGACATAGGCGATGACGGCGGCCGCCGTCGAGCGCAGGGTCTGTGCCGCCACGGGTTCGGTGGTCCGCCGGACGAGATTGATCATTGGCGCGGAGACTTCAGGCATTTTCTTCCCTTGCCCGATCGAGTGGCATCGCAGCCCTCTTCGGCCCGACAAGACCGCCGGACGGGCGAAGAGCGCCGGTGGCGCCGGGCGGGCGCCGGTAGCGTGGAGCGCGACGACGATCGATCCTCATGACATCGCGGGGCCGGGTGGCGCCATGTGCTGGAGTGCGACCGCCGACCTCGTGGCGGGCACCGGGGTCGCCGCGATCGGGGTGGCGTGTGTCGCCCGTCGGCACCGGGTCCGCGACCTGCCCCTCGCCTCGCTGCCCCTGCTTCTCGGCGCTCATCAGATCGTCGAGTCCCTGGTCTGGCGCGCGGGAGGGGGCGCGGGTCCCGCGACCGTCGCCTGGACGGTCATCGCGCTTCCGCTGCTGGCGTTGTGGGTGCCGCTGGGGGTGTGGTGCGCCGCGCCGCCGGGTGCCCGCCGACGGGTGCTGGTGCCCCTCGCCGCGGGCGCCGCGACGGCGGCGGTCCTCGGGTACGTTCTCGCCATGCGTCCCGTGACGGCCGAGGTCCGGGGCCACACCCTCGGCTACCTGGTCGACCTTCCCCAGGGCGGGCTGATCATCGCGGGATATCTGCTGGCGACCGTCGGTTCCCTGCTCTCGGCCACCGACCGATGGCTGCGGATGCTCGGTGTGCTGGCCGCTGTCGGCGCGGTGGTCTGCGTGGCGCTGTGGCGGCTGGAGTTCGTCTCGACCTGGTGCGCGTTCGCCGCGGTGTGCTCGGTCGTCCTGTTCGGCTGGGCGCGGCGGCGCCCGCCGGTCCCGCGGGTGTGAAACGGCGGCCCCTTCGCCGGGGCCGCTCGACGGGACGGTGCCGGCGGAGGCGGTGGGTCTTCGGACCGTCGGCCGGTGCCGGTTCTGCCGGGGTGGCCGGGCCACCGGCCACCGGAGACAAGACCGGGTGGGGTCCGGTGTGGCGTGCCGGGATTCGGGAAAACGGTGGCCGGCCGTCGGACGATGCGGCGCGATCCGGATTCTCTCCGGCTGAGGCCCGCCGAGGGACATTTGGTCATTTCAGGGCCCGTATCGCGGGTACAAGAAAATCACCAGGGAAAATACTCGACGGGGTGAAACGCATGAACAACCGCATTCCCATGGCCGAGGCGTCCGGCTCGTTCAACGGAGAGACGCACGCGGAGTTCGTCTGCCGGCCCCGCTGGGCGGCGGAGGCGCGTGACGCCGTCGCCACCTTCGTGGCACGGCTGCACCCCGCTCTGCCGACGCAGACCGTGCAGAACCTGTTGCTGCTCGTCTCCGAACTCGTCACCAACGCTCTTCGCCACGCGGGGTCGGTTTCGGCGCTGCGGCTGACGGCGGACCGTGCCGGTGTCAGCGTGCACGTCGCCGATCCCAGCCCGGCCCGGCCCACGAGCCGTACCCCCGACATGACCGGGCAGTGCGGCGGCTTCGGCTGGCCGATGGTCCAGCGGCTGGCCCGTGACGTGAGCGTGCGTGCCGGGGCGGGCGGCGGCAAGGTCATTCTCGCGACCCTTCCCCGCTGACCTCCCGGCGGCCCGGAGACGCCGCGCCGGTTCCCGACGGGAGCCGGCGCGGACCCATGTCCGGGCGCGGGCGCGCCGGGCCACGCCTTCCGTATCACCGGA from the Streptomyces sp. AM 4-1-1 genome contains:
- a CDS encoding PepSY domain-containing protein encodes the protein MSLEPRSTKTDGLPGPRTRHPRVVGSLCVVAASALLLAGCGGSDNEEGAPSPARATQSPTVSSAAPSASSSMSASPSATASSRAPLTEDQAERKALIPAAKIAFLKAADTAVGKVPGSKLAELELKGTSGSADTGHPQWIAKVASKDGTAHTVRIDAVSGKVIRSETDPDQDADDKRELADRLAKAKETPEAAAKVAMDKITAAGRKGTVSAIELDEKKGTLVWSVDVVTTDDWNKTTFDIDAANGDVKREHVDRD
- a CDS encoding aromatic acid exporter family protein translates to MPEVSAPMINLVRRTTEPVAAQTLRSTAAAVIAYVVALWTLPQPAPLTAPLTALLVVQVTLYATLTTGIRRVNAVVVGVLIAIGFSSLVGLTWWSLGLTIFTALIVGRLVRVSEFVPEVAISAMLVLGVAQVADTAWDRVLETLIGAGVGLMFNLLFAPPVWVQTAGTSIDRLAREMGEMLRAMGDETGELVPAPQAAARLHKARRLDHDIVEVDASLRQAEESLRLNPRVRQGLLYRVVLRTGLDTLEICAVVLRVLTRTMTDLAKARTDEELFPEDVAASLRELFGQMAGAIESYSLLVTTSVAASAEEAESRLAEALEVSRTTRDRVADMLLSGVQEHPRQWQLHGALLAEVDRILDELDIDKRTERLGKELDRRSAELHERHPRLLALGRRLRGGAVAARRAVEF
- a CDS encoding DUF6629 family protein encodes the protein MCWSATADLVAGTGVAAIGVACVARRHRVRDLPLASLPLLLGAHQIVESLVWRAGGGAGPATVAWTVIALPLLALWVPLGVWCAAPPGARRRVLVPLAAGAATAAVLGYVLAMRPVTAEVRGHTLGYLVDLPQGGLIIAGYLLATVGSLLSATDRWLRMLGVLAAVGAVVCVALWRLEFVSTWCAFAAVCSVVLFGWARRRPPVPRV
- a CDS encoding ATP-binding protein; amino-acid sequence: MNNRIPMAEASGSFNGETHAEFVCRPRWAAEARDAVATFVARLHPALPTQTVQNLLLLVSELVTNALRHAGSVSALRLTADRAGVSVHVADPSPARPTSRTPDMTGQCGGFGWPMVQRLARDVSVRAGAGGGKVILATLPR